In Trifolium pratense cultivar HEN17-A07 linkage group LG7, ARS_RC_1.1, whole genome shotgun sequence, a genomic segment contains:
- the LOC123899236 gene encoding pentatricopeptide repeat-containing protein At3g02330, mitochondrial-like, whose product MLHRTVSRVPRLNSQIVPPYTNCSISLIQTNPTKKLTFSHIFQKCSNLKSLNPGKQAHAQMIVTGFVPTIFVSNCLLQFYCKCSNLNYAVKLFDKMPQRDVISWNTMISGYSGIGNMGFAQFLFDSMPERDVVSWNSLLSCYRKNGIHRKSIDVFVKMRSLNIPHDYDTFVVVLKACADIEDYGLGLQVHCLAIQMSFERDVVTGTALVDMYSTCKKLDHAFRVFVEIPERNSVCWSALIAGYVRNDRLIEGLKLYKAMLKEGMGVSQSTFASAFRSCAGLSAFELGTQLHAYALKTNFGYDSIVGTATLDMYAKCGRMNDARKLFNTFPKPTRQSHNAIIVGYERQDQCVEALEIFQSLQKSYLGFDEISLSGALTASSEIKGHLEGIQLHGLAVKCGLELNICVANAILDMYAKCGALMEACWVFDDMERKDVVSWNAIIAAHEQNEQAEETFALFVSMLRSTMEPDDFTFGSVVKACAGQQALNYGMEIHGRVIKSGMGLDWFVGSAMIDMYCKCGMLVEAEKIHERLEEKTTVSWNSIISGFSSQKQGENALRYFSQMLKVGVIPDNFTYATVLDICANLATVELGKQIHGQILKLQLHSDVHIASTIVDMYSKCGNMQDSLVMFEKAPKRDYVTWSAMICAYAYHGLGEDAIKLFEEMQLLNVKPNHTIFISVLRACAHMGYVDKGMHYFRKMRSHYGLDPQMEHYSCMVDLLGRSGQVNEALKLIESMPFKADDVIWRTLLGICKLQGNVEVAEKAANSLLQLDPQDSSAYVLLSNVYAIAGMRNEVTKIRSFMKKYKLKKVPGCSWIEIRDEVHAFLVEDKAHPRSEEIYQQTDTLVFEMTRDPDIDEEVEE is encoded by the coding sequence ATGTTACATCGTACTGTGTCTCGTGTTCCGAGACTCAACTCTCAGATAGTACCACCTTATACAAATTGTTCCATCTCTTTAATCCAAACGAacccaacaaaaaaattaacattttccCATATTTTCCAAAAATGTTCCAATCTAAAATCTTTGAATCCTGGCAAACAAGCTCATGCCCAGATGATAGTAACTGGTTTTGTTCCCACCATTTTTGTTTCCAACTGTTTACTTCAATTTTACTGTAAATGTTCAAATTTGAATTACGCGGTCAAACTGTTCGATAAAATGCCTCAAAGGGATGTAATTTCTTGGAACACAATGATATCTGGTTATTCAGGAATTGGAAACATGGGTTTTGCGCAGTTTTTGTTTGACTCAATGCCGGAGAGAGATGTTGTTTCGTGGAACTCTTTGCTCTCGTGTTATAGAAAAAATGGGATTCATCGAAAGTCGATTGATGTTTTTGTTAAGATGAGATCTTTGAATATTCCGCATGATTATGATACATTTGTTGTTGTTCTGAAAGCTTGTGCTGATATTGAAGATTACGGTTTAGGTCTTCAGGTTCATTGCCTTGCGATTCAGATGAGTTTTGAGAGGGATGTGGTAACAGGTACTGCTCTAGTAGATATGTATTCAACGTGTAAGAAACTAGATCATGCTTTTAGGGTTTTTGTTGAAATTCCGGAAAGAAATTCGGTGTGTTGGAGTGCTTTAATTGCAGGCTATGTGCGAAATGATCGGCTTATTGAGGGATTAAAATTGTATAAGGCTATGTTAAAAGAAGGTATGGGGGTGAGTCAATCAACATTTGCTAGTGCGTTTAGGTCGTGTGCCGGATTATCTGCATTTGAATTAGGCACACAGTTGCATGCTTATGCTCTAAAGACGAATTTCGGATACGATAGTATAGTTGGAACAGCTACATTAGACATGTATGCTAAATGTGGCAGAATGAATGATGCTAGAAAGCTGTTTAACACATTCCCTAAACCTACTCGGCAATCTCATAATGCCATTATTGTTGGATATGAACGGCAAGATCAATGTGTTGAAGCTTTAGAGATTTTTCAGTCTTTACAGAAATCTTATCTTGGCTTCGACGAAATTAGTTTGTCCGGTGCTTTGACTGCCTCTTCGGAGATCAAAGGCCATTTGGAGGGGATTCAACTACATGGATTAGCTGTCAAATGTGGTTTAGAGCTTAATATCTGTGTTGCAAATGCCATTTTAGACATGTATGCAAAATGTGGAGCATTGATGGAAGCTTGTTGGGTATTTGATGATATGGAAAGAAAGGATGTCGTGTCTTGGAATGCAATCATTGCGGCTCACGAGCAAAATGAACAAGCAGAAGAAACATTTGCACTTTTTGTTTCAATGCTTAGGTCAACTATGGAACCCGATGATTTTACTTTTGGCAGTGTTGTAAAGGCATGTGCTGGTCAGCAAGCTTTGAACTATGGTATGGAGATACATGGAAGAGTTATTAAGTCTGGTATGGGGTTAGACTGGTTTGTTGGAAGTGCCATGATTGATATGTATTGCAAGTGCGGAATGCTAGTCGAGGCAGAAAAGATCCATGAGAGATTGGAAGAAAAAACCACtgtttcttggaattcaatcaTTTCAGGGTTCTCGTCACAAAAGCAAGGCGAAAATGCTCTGAGGTATTTTTCTCAGATGCTAAAAGTTGGCGTGATACCTGACAACTTCACATATGCTACGGTTCTTGATATTTGTGCTAATTTGGCTACCGTCGAACTTGGAAAGCAGATTCATGGACAAATTTTAAAGCTACAGTTGCATTCAGATGTGCATATAGCCAGCACTATTGTTGATATGTATTCAAAGTGTGGAAATATGCAGGATTCACTCGTAATGTTTGAGAAAGCACCTAAGCGGGATTATGTGACTTGGAGCGCCATGATTTGCGCATATGCATACCATGGACTTGGAGAAGATGCCATTAAATTATTTGAGGAGATGCAGCTTCTGAATGTGAAACCCAATCATACGATTTTTATTTCAGTCCTCAGAGCTTGTGCACATATGGGTTATGTAGACAAAGGGATGCATTATTTCCGTAAAATGCGAAGTCACTACGGTTTAGATCCCCAGATGGAACATTATTCATGTATGGTAGATCTACTAGGGAGGTCAGGACAAGTAAATGAAGCTTTGAAGCTTATTGAAAGCATGCCTTTTAAAGCCGACGATGTAATATGGAGAACTTTACTTGGTATTTGCAAGTTGCAAGGGAATGTCGAAGTTGCAGAAAAAGCAGCCAATTCTTTATTACAGTTGGACCCTCAAGATTCTTCTGCTTACGTTCTTTTGTCAAATGTATATGCTATTGCAGGAATGAGGAATGAGGTTACGAAAATAAGAAGTTTCATGAAGAAGTATAAATTAAAGAAGGTACCAGGATGTAGCTGGATTGAGATAAGAGACGAAGTGCATGCATTTCTTGTTGAAGACAAGGCACATCCAAGATCTGAGGAGATATATCAGCAAACTGATACACTTGTATTTGAGATGACGCGGGATCCTGATATTGATGAAGAAGTGGAAGAATAA
- the LOC123899237 gene encoding organ-specific protein P4-like codes for MKSTLVVFLLFSLLLVANLSFARKDPGEYWKNMMKGEAMPEAIKELIQDPQAIYAGKDGFMRDFDVKPNAILYHTHVMSMEQTRRC; via the exons ATGAAGTCCACCCTTGTTGTGTTCCTACTATTCTCTCTTCTCCTT GTTGCTAACTTGAGCTTTGCTAGAAAAGACCCTGGAGAATATTGGAAGAATATGATGAAAGGTGAAGCTATGCCAGAAGCAATTAAGGAACTTATTCAAGATCCACAAGCAATATATGCAGGGAAGGATGGTTTTATGAGGGACTTTGATGTAAAGCCTAATGCCATATTATATCACACTCATGTTATGTCCATGGAGCAAACTAGAAGATGCTAA
- the LOC123899238 gene encoding BURP domain-containing protein BNM2A-like, which produces MALPISSWSFILYTLFFFMIVQENLARKITIVKDIANDLQQVTTEDLVNNIMDVENSDHVEMNKKDEHKMIIGKDHHNQIDPELNVFFVPKDLKVGKIMPIYFSKKNSSTTPKFLPKEEAEKIPFTPEKLPSLLDFFSISKKSPQAKAMKYTLEQCNFEPMEGETKFCATSLESLFDFANNMFGSNSKFKVLTTTHVTKFTVPLQNYKISQVNEISVPNAIGCHPMPYPFAVFYCHSQKGDTSLYEIVVEGENGGIVHAAAICHMDTSKWDADHVAFRVLNVLPGNSPVCHFFPPDNLVWVPLSSTP; this is translated from the exons ATGGCACTTCCAATTTCTTCTTGGAGCTTCATCCTATATACCCTATTTTTCTTTATG ATTGTACAAGAGAATTTGGCTAGAAAGATAACTATAGTTAAGGATATAGCCAATGATTTGCAACAAGTCACAACAGAGGATCTTGTAAATAATATTATGGATGTTGAAAACTCTGATCATGTAGAAATGAATAAGAAAGATGAACACAAAATGATCATTGGAAAGGATCATCACAATCAAATAGACCCTGAATTGAATGTGTTTTTTGTACCAAAGGATTTAAAAGTTGGAAAAATAATGCCAATTTATTTTTCCAagaaaaattcatcaacaactcCAAAATTTCTACCAAAAGAAGAAGCTGAAAAAATTCCTTTCACACCAGAAAAACTACCTTCTCTTCTAGATTTCTTCTCCATCTCAAAAAAATCTCCACAAGCCAAAGCTATGAAATACACACTTGAACAATGTAATTTTGAACCTATGGAAGGAGAGACAAAATTTTGTGCAACATCCTTAGAATCTTTGTTTGACTTTGCAAATAACATGTTTGGTTccaattcaaaattcaaagttTTGACCACAACTCATGTCACAAAATTCACTGTCCCtttacaaaattacaaaatttcACAAGTGAATGAAATTTCAGTTCCTAATGCAATTGGGTGTCACCCTATGCCTTATCCTTTTGCAGTTTTCTATTGTCATAGTCAAAAGGGTGATACTAGTTTGTATGAAATTGTTGTTGAAGGTGAAAATGGAGGAATTGTTCATGCTGCAGCAATTTGTCATATGGATACTTCTAAATGGGATGCTGATCATGTCGCTTTTCGCGTACTTAATGTTCTTCCTGGAAATTCTCCTGTGTGTCATTTCTTCCCTCCTGATAATCTAGTTTGGGTTCCTCTGTCTTCAACAccataa
- the LOC123899239 gene encoding BURP domain-containing protein 9-like, translated as MVHKVVLFLLPFVLLFIINGHGSFARDMKKSPDSSNTAYLDGWLKDTKDQNEKTVQNSNQVYLDGWLKDSQSKPSPNSKQVYLDGWLKDGQKEKLIPNANQAYLDGWLKDSQAEKAKSAPNSNQVYLDGWLKDTNGQKEKSTHNANQAYLDGWLKDSQAEKTKSTPNSNQVYLDGWLKDNSQVEKTKTNPNSNQVYLDGWLKDNEEKSTPNSNQVYLDGWLKDGQKEKSSLNAKQAYLDGWLKDSQDDKAKSTPRPNQVYLDGWLKDGQGKSSPNSNQVYLDGWLKDNQAKSTPNNNQVYLDGWLKDGQKEISTPNSNQVYLDGWLKDNNDLKEKTIKQAYLDGWLKDSLIEKTKSTQAYLDGWLQNSHAETNDKLSSKVDHTEAHKLAFFALEDIYVGNVMTLSFPIREYANFLPKKVADSIPFSKSQVPSLLQLFKLTKDSPQGEDLKDIIDQCESPLQKGETKACPTSLESMVEFVHSVIGTDTKYNVLTTQWPTTSGAALQNYTILEVSKDIDAPKWVACHPRPYPYALYYCHYLDIGSKLFKVLLKGQYGDIMDALAICHIDTSDMPPNHIIFKYLGMKPGDGPLCHFFPVKHVVWVPLPSEASS; from the exons ATGGTACACAAAGTTGTTCTGTTTCTCCTCCCTTTTGTCCTTCTCTTTATCATC AATGGCCATGGAAGTTTTGCTAGAGACATGAAGAAATCTCCTGATAGTTCTAATACTGCATATCTTGATGGATGGTTGAAAGATACCAAGGATCAAAATGAAAAGACAGTCCAAAACTCTAATCAGGTTTACCTTGATGGCTGGTTGAAAGATAGCCAATCAAAGCCAAGCCCTAACTCCAAGCAAGTTTATCTTGATGGATGGTTGAAAGATGgccaaaaagaaaaactcatCCCTAATGCCAACCAAGCTTACCTTGATGGATGGTTGAAAGATAGCCAAGCTGAGAAAGCAAAATCCGCCCCTAACTCCAACCAAGTTTACCTTGATGGTTGGTTAAAAGACA CAA AtggtcaaaaagaaaaatccacCCATAACGCCAACCAAGCTTACCTTGATGGATGGTTGAAAGATAGCCAAGCTGAGAAAACAAAATCCACCCCTAACTCAAACCAAGTTTACCTTGATGGTTGGTTGAAAGATA ATAGTCAAGTTGAGAAAACAAAAACCAACCCTAACTCCAATCAAGTTTACCTAGATGGCTGGTTGAAAGACAACGAAGAAAAGTCGACCCCTAACTCCAATCAAGTTTATCTTGATGGATGGTTGAAAGAtggacaaaaagaaaaatcctCCCTTAATGCCAAACAAGCTTACCTTGATGGATGGTTGAAAGATAGTCAAGATGATAAAGCAAAATCCACCCCTAGGCCTAACCAAGTTTACCTTGATGGCTGGTTGAAAGATGGCCAAGGAAAGTCCAGCCCTAACTCCAATCAAGTTTATCTTGATGGTTGGTTGAAAGACAACCAAGCAAAATCCACCCCTAACAACAACCAAGTTTACCTTGATGGATGGTTGAAAGATGGCCAAAAAGAAATATCCACCCCTAACTCCAACCAAGTTTACCTTGATGGTTGGTTAAAAGATAACAATGACCTAAAGGAAAAAACTATCAAACAGGCTTACCTTGATGGTTGGCTAAAAGATAGCCtgattgaaaaaacaaaatcgaCTCAAGCTTACCTTGATGGTTGGTTGCAAAACTCACATGCAGAAACAAATGATAAACTATCTTCTAAAGTTGACCATACAGAGGCACACAAATTAGCTTTTTTCGCTCTTGAAGATATATATGTAGGAAATGTGATGACCCTATCATTTCCTATTAGAGAATATGCTAATTTCTTGCCCAAAAAAGTAGCAGACTCCATTCCTTTCTCCAAGTCACAAGTACCAAGCCTTCTTCAACTATTCAAGCTCACAAAGGATTCTCCCCAAGGTGAAGACCTGAAAGACATAATTGACCAATGTGAATCTCCACTGCAAAAAGGAGAGACCAAGGCTTGTCCTACTTCTTTAGAGTCCATGGTTGAATTTGTCCATAGTGTCATCGGTACTGACACCAAATATAATGTTCTAACAACTCAATGGCCCACAACATCAGGTGCAGCTTTGCAGAACTACACTATTTTGGAAGTCTCAAAGGATATCGATGCTCCTAAATGGGTAGCTTGTCACCCAAGACCTTATCCTTATGCTCTCTACTATTGCCATTATCTAGACATAGGGAGCAAGCTCTTCAAAGTTCTTCTAAAAGGTCAATATGGAGACATTATGGATGCTTTGGCCATTTGCCACATAGATACATCTGACATGCCTCctaatcatatcatattcaaatatCTTGGAATGAAGCCCGGGGACGGTCCATTGTGCCATTTCTTCCCTGTAAAGCACGTTGTTTGGGTGCCACTCCCATCAGAGGCCTCCAGCTGA
- the LOC123899773 gene encoding uncharacterized protein LOC123899773 produces MNNSEQPIQNNSAQEPTPFQRMFMQPNPSPPLPQQPMQNPNSEPTPFQSMFIPQPSPPPQPSTSFIPLQPSNPPPAQPPRPRARVRRGLLNGKSEIIPVFFTWATNRRATVHTFNYLLQNQIFNIIGEVECKRCQQTLQISFDIREKFPEIRHFIVENMHDMNDRGTIWMHPTLPRCEHCNQETKPVIAEKKRRINWLFLFLGQMLGCCTLAQLRYFCKHTKNHRTGAKDRVLYLTYLQLCKQLDPNGPFNV; encoded by the coding sequence ATGAATAACTCCGAACAACCTATTCAAAACAATTCTGCTCAAGAACCAACACCGTTTCAACGCATGTTTATGCAACCAAACCCATCACCACCACTACCTCAACAACCCATGCAAAACCCTAATTCAGAACCAACACCGTTTCAGAGCATGTTTATCCCACAACCATCGCCACCACCTCAACCATCAACCTCCTTTATCCCTCTTCAGCCATCAAATCCTCCACCTGCTCAACCTCCTCGTCCTCGTGCTCGTGTTCGTCGTGGCCTACTTAATGGAAAAAGCGAAATCATCCCTGTGTTTTTCACATGGGCTACTAATCGCAGAGCAACCGTTCACACTTTCAATTATcttttacaaaatcaaatttttaatatcATTGGAGAGGTTGAGTGCAAAAGATGTCAACAAACGTTACAAATTTCCTTTGATATCAGAGAAAAGTTTCCTGAAATCAGACATTTTATTGTCGAAAACATGCACGACATGAATGATAGAGGAACAATTTGGATGCATCCAACATTGCCTAGATGTGAGCATTGTAATCAAGAGACGAAGCCGGTAATAGCCGAGAAAAAGAGAAGAATCAAttggttgtttttgtttttgggaCAAATGCTTGGTTGTTGCACGCTTGCACAGTTGAGATATTTCTGCAAACACACCAAAAATCATCGAACAGGTGCAAAGGATAGAGTTCTTTATTTAACTTATCTTCAACTATGTAAACAGTTGGATCCTAATGGACCCTTTAATGTTTAG